ATTCAGCGTTCGGCGTCCGATCTTTACGACTATGGTGACTCTTATCGTTGTGATTCTGGGGGCCTTTTCCTTAAGCCGCCTGCAGATTGACATGTTGCCCAATATTGAACTGCCCACACTGACCATTCGCACACAATATGATGGTGCCAGTCCCGAAGTAATGGAGCGGCTGGTGACCCAGATCATTGAAGAAATTGTTGCTACCGTACCCGGCGTGGAAGAAATGACATCCACATCCTCGGAAGGTAACAGCACGGTTCGGGTCAGCTTTGCATGGGGTACTAAAATCGACACTGCGGCAATCGATGTTCAGGGCAAACTGGAAGATGAAATCAATGAATTGCCTGAAGATATCGTAAGGCCACGTATCCGAAAGTTCGACATTGCCAGTTTCCCTGTAGTATTGCTGGGAATTTCCAGTAATCTTGATCCGGTAGAACTTACTGAGTTGATAGAAGTCCAGATTCGATACAGGTTTGCGCGCATTCCAGGTGTGGCGCAGGTTGATCTCTGGGGGGGATTTAACAGGGAAGTCAGGATCGAACTTGATCCTGAACGGATAAAGGCGCTGGGACTGCCGCTTGACCGAGTGCTTGAATCCATTCGTGACGCAAATCTGGACCTTCCCGCAGGAAAGATTGAGCAGGGCCGTTATGAGGTAATGCTTCGCGCTCCGGCTGAATTTACAAATCTTGATCAGATTCGCAATACGGTCATTGTCCGGCGCGAAGATGCAGTTGTAACTCTCGGTCAAATTGCAGAAGTTAAAGATACCTATGAAAAGCTGACACGTATCATACGGGTTAATGGTGGTCGTGGATTACGCGTTGCCATTCGAAAGCAGGCTAATGCTAATACTGTTGAGGTTTCCAAACGTATCCTTGATGAAATTAAAGCGGTAAACAAAGCATTTCCTCAGATCAATATAGTCCCGGTTATTAATCAGGGCAATTTCATTGAACGCTCTATTGCAAATGTGGCTCGCTCGGTATTATATGGAGGCGGCCTTGCGATTCTTGTTCTTCTTCTTTTTTTGCGAAACATCAGAAGTACTTTAGTTATTTCGCTTTCGATTCCCATCTCAATTGTTGCTACGTTTGCTCTTATTTATTTCGGCAAATTTACGCTCAATCTTATGACATTAGGTGGGCTTGCGCTTGGCGTTGGAATGATGGTTGATAGTTCCATCGTTGTTTTAGAAAATATTTTCCGCCGCAGAAGCGAAAGCGGGGAGACTCCGGCTGATGCAGCGGTAAAAGGAACTTTAGAAGTTGCAGCTGCAATTGTTGCAAGCACCATTACAACATTAGTGATTTTCCTGCCGCTGGTGTTTGTCCGCGGTGTTTCGGGCATCCTTTTTAAGGAGCTGGGATACGTAATAATCTTTTCCCTCATATGTTCGCTTGCGGTTTCACTAACTTTGGTTCCCATGCTGGCATCCAAATTTTTAAACACAAGTAAGGAGTTAGAAAAAGAAAATAAAACCGGAATGGGAAAATTGGCATTTTCTTCCGGTAATTTTCTTTCCGGCCTTACTAATACCTATCTTAAATTGTTGGATAAGGCATTAAATCACCGTATGGTTACGGTTATTCTGACTTTAGCTGTACTTGGTATGAGCTTGCTTTTTTTACCTTTTATCGGCAGTGAATTTCTTCCACCAAGTGATGAAGGTGAGGTCCGTGTCAATGGAAAGATGGAAATCGGAACCAGACTTGAATTGGTAGATCAACAAACAAAGATAATGGAGAAGATTGTAAAACCTGCCGTGCCTGAAGCGGTGGCTTCGGTTGTAAGTGTGGGAGCCGCAGGATGGCGGGCCAATGAAGCGGCAGAAGGTGAAATTCGCATGTCTCTATTGCCGGCCGCCCAAAGGACACGCTCAAACGTGGAAATAGCCGAAGACCTTCGTCTAAAGTTAAAAGGTCGTGTTCCGGGTATGGAGATACGCGTTCGTGCACCCCAGGGACAGTTTATGCTCGAACGTATTCTCGGAGGTGATGAAGGACTTAGCATTGAAATTCGAGGGTATGAACTTGCAACGCTAAATGCCCTGGCTAAGCGCGTGGCGGAATCGATTGCTGACGTGCCGGGAATTACTGATGTTCAGACCAGTCTTGAAGCCGGTATCCCACAGCAGGAAATTCAGGTTGATCGGAATAAAGTAGCCGATCTTGGCTTAAGTGTACGGGATGTGACACGTCTGATAGAAACTGCGGTGGCCGGTTCCAAAGCCGGAGAATACCGCACAGGGGGAAATGCCTATCGTATTCTGGTACAGCTTAAAGATGCCGAGAAACTCTCATTAAACGAAGTACTGAACCTTACGCTGACAACCGCATCAGGAGAACAGGTTACACTGCACAATATAGTTGCCACAAAACCGGGTCGTGGCCCGCTTTTTATCGATCGTAAGGATCAACAGCGATATGTGACTGTTCAGGCAAACGTGGCAGGACGCGATCTTGGATCTGTAGCTTTGGATGTAAAAACCCGATTGGAGAAAATTGCCCGTCCCATCGGTTATGATCTGATAGTAGCCGGAAATTTTGAGGAACAGCAAAAAGCTTTTGGCGAGCTTATAATTTCACTTGTCCTGGCGCTTGTTCTTGTTTATATGGTGCTGGCCTGTCAATACGAGTCATTCCGTGATCCGCTGGTCGTTATGTTGTCCGTACCGCTTGCGGGAGTTGGGGTGCTGATTACACTTTTTATTACAAATACTACCTTAAATGTTCAGTCATACATCGGGTGTATAATGCTGGGAGGAATTGTGGTCAATAATGCAATTTTACTGGTTGACCAGGCCGGACAATTAGTTAAGGAAGGGATGGGCACAAAAGAAGCTATGACTGAGGCGGGTCGGCGCAGATTGCGGCCGATTCTTATGACAACTCTTACAACAATACTGGGTCTGATGCCTTTGGCTTTAGGCATAGGAGAGGGGGCCGACGCACAGGCTCCGCTGGCGCGTGCAGTTGTGGGAGGCCTTGCCGGATCAACACTTATTACACTAGTACTTATTCCGGTAGTCTATTCGTTGTTTCATCCGGATCCGAAAGCACAACACAATTGAATTTTCATAAATTATTTATAAAAGGATTCTCCTTATAAAATGAAACCCATAGTTACTATAATCGGCAGACCAAATGTCGGCAAATCGACCTTTTTTAACCGGGTTACAAAAACTAAAGATGCCATAGTTGATAATTTCCCGGGAGTTACAAGAGATTGTATGCACAGAGATGCTGTCTGGGATGATATTGAATTCACTCTTGTTGATACAGGCGGGTTTGCATCCGATGATGAAGATGATATTAATTCAAAAATTCGCATTCACGTAAAGCAATCAATAGATGATGCCGATGCAATCATAATGATGCTTGATGGAAAAAATGGCGTATCTCCTTTTGATGCAGATATTATCCAGATGTTAAGATTGGTTACCAAGCCTGTTTTTTATGTTGTTAACAAGATTGATGGTGATGGAAAAGAGATCAACCTATATGAATTTTATTCTCTTGGTTTAGAAAAGCTATATTCTTTATCAGCAGAGCATGGCTATGGAGTTTCTGATTTTCTCGATGATCTTTGCGCAATATTTCCAAAAGTTGTTCACGAAAAATATCAGGATATTACAAAAATTGCTGTTATCGGAAGACCCAATGCAGGGAAATCTTCATTAATAAACTGTATTCTGGGTAAAGAAAGGCATATAGTAAGCGATGTGCCGGGTACGACCCGTGATGCCGTTGATTCTGTTTTTGAGATAAAAGGAAAGCAGTATCTTATTATAGACACAGCAGGCATAAGACGAAAAAGCAAAGTATCAAAAAAGATTGAGAAATTTTCAATTATCAAAGCTTTAAAAAGTCTTGATAGATGTGATGTTGCTCTTATAATTATAGATGCCTCGGAAGGTATAACGGATCAGGATATAAGTATTGCGGGCTACGCTTATGAGAGAGTATGCGGCTGTATCTTTCTTTTAAACAAGTGGGATACCGTAGAAAAAGGAGAGAAAACAAAGAAGAAATTCATTGAGCAGTTAAGATATGACGCCAAATATTTAAGTTATGCTCCGGCAATGACAATTTCAGCAAAGACAGGGCTTAGGGTTTCAAAAATATTTGATCTTGTGGATGAAGTATATAAACAGTATGAATTTCGTATCGGCACCGGAGAATTGAACAGGATTTTAGAATCTGCCCTTAGCAGAACGGAACCGTCACTTTACAGAGGAAGAAGACTTAAATTCTTCTATACAACCCAGGTTTCAGTTAAACCCCCGACATTTATTTTCTTTGTGAATTTTCCTGAGGCGGTTCATTTTTCTTATAAAAGATTTCTTATAAATCAGATAAGACTAAAAACAGGACTTGATAAAACACCGTTAAAACTTGTTTTCAAGAAAAGAGACGGCGACAGGCATAAAAAGAAATAGGGTTGATTTATGGATCATCTCCAGAAGAGTTGATCTAAATGAAGGGTTCAAGGGGGCAAGGATTCAAGGAATCGAGTGAAATGCTTAAAAATTATAAAGAGCTAAGCGTTTGGCAAAAATCGTATAAGCTTTGTTTGCATATATATAAAGTAACGAAACATTTTCCAAAAGATGAAACATATGGTTTGACCTCACAAATCAGAAGATCTGCTGTTTCCATACCATCGAATATAGCCGAGGGATATGGGAGAAAAACAACCTTAGAGTATGTCAGGTTTCTATATATTGCTTATGGTTCAGTCTGTGAACTGGAAACCCAAATGATGATATCTGGTGACTTGGGTTATGTGGAAAAAGATCGGCTTCAGGAAATAAGGGATGAGATCGGGGATATCGAGAGAATGCTAAAAGCGATGATCAAATCCCTGGAAAACAAACACTTGAATCCTTGAATCCTGGACCCCTTGGACCCTTTCTCTAAAACTAATTGGGAGAAGAACCTTAATTATAAATATATTCGAGGACAATTTGGATTTATTTGAAGACAACTTAGAAAAAGCAGGAAATGACTCAAAGCCTCTTGCCGAGAAGATGCGCCCAAGAAGTCTTAATGAATTTGCAGGTCAGGAACATGTTGTTGCTGAAGGGACCTTGATTGCGCATGCAATAGAAAATGACCAGGTTTTTTCAATGATACTCTGGGGCCCTCCGGGATGCGGTAAAACAACACTTGCAAGAATTATTGCCCGTGAGACAAGTTCTTATTTTATGCATTTTTCAGCAGTACTTGCAGGTGTTAAAGATATAAGAGCTGTAATTGAAGAAGCAAAAAACCAGCTTAAACTTTTTAAGCAAAAAACAATTCTTTTTGTTGACGAGATTCACAGATTCAACAAAGCACAGCAGGATGCATTCTTACACCATGTTGAAAGTGGACTAATAACCTTAATAGGTGCAACAACCGAAAATCCGTCTTTTGAGGTGATTTCTCCTCTTCTTTCACGATGCAGGGTAATTACTTTAAAAACCCTATCAGATGATGATGTGGCCCGGATAATTAACGGCGCCCTTAAAGATAAGGAAAGAGGGATTGGAGAATTAAACCTTTTGCTATCAGATGAAGTATTATCACATCTTGTAAGAATATCGGATGGTGATGCAAGGATGGCTTTAAACAGCCTCGAAATAGCTGCTAAAATTGCGGCAGGAAAGAAGAAAAAAGATGATGGGGAAATAAATATAACGCTTACAGATATAGAAAAAGCTCTTCAGAAAAAAGCTTTGCTGTATGACAAAACGGGTGAAGAACACTACAACCTGATATCTGCACTTCATAAGAGCATGAGAGGAAGTGATCCTGATGCTGCTTTATACTGGCTTGCCCGAATGCTTTCAGCCGGTGAAGATCCACTTTTTATAGCAAGAAGGATGATAAGATTTGCATCAGAAGATATCGGAAATGCCGACCCATATGCTTTAAGCGTTACGGTAAGCGCAATGGAAGCATTTAAATTTATCGGGCAACCCGAAGGAGAACTTGCTCTTGCACAAGCTGTAATTTATCTTTCGACTGCACCCAAGAGCAACAGCGTATATACTTCATATGGGAGAGTGCAAAGAGCCGTTAAAAGCGAAGGTGCGCTTCCTGTTCCTTTTCATATCAGAAATGCTCCAACATCTCTTATGAAAGATCTGGGCTACGGCAAAGACTATAAATATGCTCATGACTATAAAGAAGATTACGTATTTCAGGAATACCTGCCTGATAAACTTGAAGGCGTTCTTTTTTATTTTCCAACCGAAAGAGGTTATGAAAAAACAATCAGGCAAAGACTTGAGAAATGGCGTAAACTTAAGAAAGAGAAAAAAAAGAGCAATACTTAAAGCTCATAATTATTTGGTGGTTCCTCGCTATTTCGTGTGGGTAACTCTCATCCTTGGATGCAATCTGATAAACATAGGGCCACAAAAAAACCTTATCTGACAGGATTTACAGGATTTACAGGATTAATTTCAGGCCGCTCTTCGAAGAGCGGCCTGAAGCATGTATCCGCTATCGCGGAGGGTGGTAAGTGAAGCTTTTATATTGTTTTTGTCTTATCCCTTGAAACTGTTCCTATCCTCTATCTGTTTACTTCTTGTCTCACTTGCCGTAGGCAAGGGCTTCTTGCC
This DNA window, taken from Pseudomonadota bacterium, encodes the following:
- a CDS encoding efflux RND transporter permease subunit gives rise to the protein MNLPGFSVRRPIFTTMVTLIVVILGAFSLSRLQIDMLPNIELPTLTIRTQYDGASPEVMERLVTQIIEEIVATVPGVEEMTSTSSEGNSTVRVSFAWGTKIDTAAIDVQGKLEDEINELPEDIVRPRIRKFDIASFPVVLLGISSNLDPVELTELIEVQIRYRFARIPGVAQVDLWGGFNREVRIELDPERIKALGLPLDRVLESIRDANLDLPAGKIEQGRYEVMLRAPAEFTNLDQIRNTVIVRREDAVVTLGQIAEVKDTYEKLTRIIRVNGGRGLRVAIRKQANANTVEVSKRILDEIKAVNKAFPQINIVPVINQGNFIERSIANVARSVLYGGGLAILVLLLFLRNIRSTLVISLSIPISIVATFALIYFGKFTLNLMTLGGLALGVGMMVDSSIVVLENIFRRRSESGETPADAAVKGTLEVAAAIVASTITTLVIFLPLVFVRGVSGILFKELGYVIIFSLICSLAVSLTLVPMLASKFLNTSKELEKENKTGMGKLAFSSGNFLSGLTNTYLKLLDKALNHRMVTVILTLAVLGMSLLFLPFIGSEFLPPSDEGEVRVNGKMEIGTRLELVDQQTKIMEKIVKPAVPEAVASVVSVGAAGWRANEAAEGEIRMSLLPAAQRTRSNVEIAEDLRLKLKGRVPGMEIRVRAPQGQFMLERILGGDEGLSIEIRGYELATLNALAKRVAESIADVPGITDVQTSLEAGIPQQEIQVDRNKVADLGLSVRDVTRLIETAVAGSKAGEYRTGGNAYRILVQLKDAEKLSLNEVLNLTLTTASGEQVTLHNIVATKPGRGPLFIDRKDQQRYVTVQANVAGRDLGSVALDVKTRLEKIARPIGYDLIVAGNFEEQQKAFGELIISLVLALVLVYMVLACQYESFRDPLVVMLSVPLAGVGVLITLFITNTTLNVQSYIGCIMLGGIVVNNAILLVDQAGQLVKEGMGTKEAMTEAGRRRLRPILMTTLTTILGLMPLALGIGEGADAQAPLARAVVGGLAGSTLITLVLIPVVYSLFHPDPKAQHN
- the der gene encoding ribosome biogenesis GTPase Der gives rise to the protein MKPIVTIIGRPNVGKSTFFNRVTKTKDAIVDNFPGVTRDCMHRDAVWDDIEFTLVDTGGFASDDEDDINSKIRIHVKQSIDDADAIIMMLDGKNGVSPFDADIIQMLRLVTKPVFYVVNKIDGDGKEINLYEFYSLGLEKLYSLSAEHGYGVSDFLDDLCAIFPKVVHEKYQDITKIAVIGRPNAGKSSLINCILGKERHIVSDVPGTTRDAVDSVFEIKGKQYLIIDTAGIRRKSKVSKKIEKFSIIKALKSLDRCDVALIIIDASEGITDQDISIAGYAYERVCGCIFLLNKWDTVEKGEKTKKKFIEQLRYDAKYLSYAPAMTISAKTGLRVSKIFDLVDEVYKQYEFRIGTGELNRILESALSRTEPSLYRGRRLKFFYTTQVSVKPPTFIFFVNFPEAVHFSYKRFLINQIRLKTGLDKTPLKLVFKKRDGDRHKKK
- a CDS encoding four helix bundle protein, which gives rise to MLKNYKELSVWQKSYKLCLHIYKVTKHFPKDETYGLTSQIRRSAVSIPSNIAEGYGRKTTLEYVRFLYIAYGSVCELETQMMISGDLGYVEKDRLQEIRDEIGDIERMLKAMIKSLENKHLNP
- a CDS encoding replication-associated recombination protein A — protein: MRPRSLNEFAGQEHVVAEGTLIAHAIENDQVFSMILWGPPGCGKTTLARIIARETSSYFMHFSAVLAGVKDIRAVIEEAKNQLKLFKQKTILFVDEIHRFNKAQQDAFLHHVESGLITLIGATTENPSFEVISPLLSRCRVITLKTLSDDDVARIINGALKDKERGIGELNLLLSDEVLSHLVRISDGDARMALNSLEIAAKIAAGKKKKDDGEINITLTDIEKALQKKALLYDKTGEEHYNLISALHKSMRGSDPDAALYWLARMLSAGEDPLFIARRMIRFASEDIGNADPYALSVTVSAMEAFKFIGQPEGELALAQAVIYLSTAPKSNSVYTSYGRVQRAVKSEGALPVPFHIRNAPTSLMKDLGYGKDYKYAHDYKEDYVFQEYLPDKLEGVLFYFPTERGYEKTIRQRLEKWRKLKKEKKKSNT